One Ricinus communis isolate WT05 ecotype wild-type chromosome 2, ASM1957865v1, whole genome shotgun sequence DNA segment encodes these proteins:
- the LOC8275042 gene encoding phenylalanine N-monooxygenase CYP79D16 encodes MSMDSFVAMQNAISVISCTRLASLHCTPDFAGIGISFLGTLLNSCSLVLLLALALIYLTKFQKLESQNAKQLPLPPGPKPWPLVGCLPTMLANKPTIRWIHKLMEEMNTEIACIRLGNVHVIPVTSPEISREFLKVQDAVFASRPLTMSTDLTARGYLTTGLVPLGEQWKKMRRVLVTQFLSAEKCKWFYGKRLEEADHLVRYVYNQCKTAEEGGSVDVRITGRHYCGNVIRKMVFNKRFFGEGMKDGGPGVEEKEHVDAILTALAHTYAFCVSDYMPCLIGLDLDGHEKIMKDAIGIIKKYQDPIIEARVKQWRDGTKKEVDDLLDVFINLEDANGNSLLSTEEIKAQITEIMLAAVDNPSNALEWALAEMINKPKLLENAVEELDRVVGRERLVQESDFPQLNYIKACAKEAFRLHPIVFFNVPHVSIADTTVADYFIPKGSHVLLSRVGLGRNPRIWDEPHMFKPERHFKKNGCQVMLTQPDLNLLSFSTGRRGCPGIILGTAVTAMLFARLLQGFSWSVPPNETSIDLSESKNSLALAKPLVALAKPRLPANLYPA; translated from the exons ATGTCGATGGACAGTTTTGTGGCCATGCAGAACGCTATCTCTGTAATATCTTGCACTAGGCTAGCTTCTCTTCATTGCACACCAGATTTTGCAGGAATTGGCATTAGCTTTCTCGGAACATTGTTGAACTCCTGTTCCCTAGTTCTTCTCTTGGCGTTGGCCTTAATTTACTTGACCAAATTCCAAAAGCTAGAAAGCCAAAACGCCAAGCAACTCCCACTACCTCCTGGCCCAAAACCTTGGCCTCTTGTCGGATGCCTGCCAACGATGCTGGCAAATAAGCCGACCATTCGATGGATACACAAGCTCATGGAAGAAATGAACACTGAAATTGCTTGTATCCGTCTTGGAAACGTTCATGTGATTCCTGTCACTTCTCCTGAGATTAGCCGTGAATTCTTGAAAGTACAGGATGCTGTCTTTGCAAGCAGGCCGTTAACCATGTCCACCGATCTCACTGCAAGAGGTTATTTGACAACAGGTCTTGTGCCCTTAGGAGAACAATGGAAGAAAATGAGGAGAGTGCTGGTAACGCAATTTCTTTCTGCCGAAAAATGCAAGTGGTTTTACGGAAAAAGACTTGAAGAAGCTGATCACCTTGTTCGTTATGTGTATAACCAATGCAAGACTGCCGAGGAAGGTGGATCAGTTGACGTGAGAATCACAGGACGGCACTATTGTGGAAATGTAATAAGGAAGATGGTGTTTAACAAAAGGTTCTTCGGGGAGGGAATGAAGGACGGAGGGCCTGGTGTCGAGGAAAAAGAGCATGTTGATGCGATTTTAACAGCCCTTGCTCATACCTATGCATTTTGTGTGTCTGATTATATGCCATGCTTGATAGGGCTTGACTTGGATGGTCATGAGAAGATCATGAAGGATGCTATTggaatcataaaaaaatatcaagatCCCATAATTGAAGCGAGGGTCAAACAATGGAGGGATGGCACTAAGAAGGAAGTGGACGACTTGCTTGAcgttttcataaatttagaaGATGCCAATGGCAACTCTTTGCTGTCAACAGAAGAGATTAAAGCTCAGATTACT GAAATAATGCTGGCAGCAGTGGATAATCCATCAAATGCTTTAGAATGGGCACTTGCAGAGATGATAAACAAACCGAAACTTCTTGAGAACGCAGTAGAAGAATTGGATAGAGTTGTTGGAAGGGAGAGACTAGTCCAAGAGTCAGATTTCCCACAGCTCAATTACATAAAAGCATGTGCTAAAGAAGCGTTTCGCCTCCACCCTATTGTCTTCTTCAATGTTCCTCATGTCTCCATAGCAGATACAACTGTTGCTGACTATTTTATTCCAAAAGGTAGCCATGTCTTGCTTAGCCGAGTCGGCCTCGGCCGGAATCCCCGGATTTGGGATGAACCACACATGTTCAAACCAGAGCGTcatttcaagaaaaatggATGTCAAGTGATGCTGACGCAGCCTGATTTGAACTTGCTTTCATTTAGTACAGGACGAAGAGGTTGTCCAGGCATCATATTGGGAACTGCAGTGACTGCTATGTTATTTGCTAGGCTTCTTCAAGGGTTTAGCTGGAGCGTGCCCCCTAATGAGACAAGCATTGATCTTTCAGAGTCTAAGAATAGTTTGGCACTTGCCAAACCATTAGTTGCACTCGCAAAGCCACGTTTGCCTGCAAATTTGTACCCGGCATAA